Proteins encoded in a region of the Pseudothermotoga elfii DSM 9442 = NBRC 107921 genome:
- the kduD gene encoding 2-dehydro-3-deoxy-D-gluconate 5-dehydrogenase KduD has translation MDVLKLFSLEGKVAIVTGASRGLGQAMAIALAEAGADIVGVSRSEAEQSETKMAIEKIGRRYFAIGMDLSQFEKIGSIVESAVKKFGRVDILVNNAGVIKRAPVTEYSVEDWDKVLNINLKAAFLLSQYFSRYAIENGIKARIINVASMLSFQGGIFTTAYTVSKHGIVGLTRIFANELARYGITVNAIAPGYMETDNTAALRNDRNRSMEILSRIPMGRWGKPDDLKGAVVFLASSAADYVTGTVLAVDGGWLSR, from the coding sequence ATGGATGTTCTAAAATTATTTTCTCTTGAAGGAAAAGTTGCCATTGTCACCGGCGCTTCTCGTGGTCTTGGTCAGGCTATGGCAATTGCTCTTGCTGAAGCGGGCGCTGATATTGTTGGGGTTAGTAGGTCAGAAGCTGAGCAATCTGAAACAAAAATGGCTATCGAAAAAATCGGAAGAAGATATTTTGCCATAGGAATGGATCTAAGCCAATTCGAAAAGATAGGCTCAATTGTTGAAAGTGCTGTCAAAAAATTCGGGAGAGTTGATATTCTTGTAAATAATGCCGGTGTAATAAAAAGGGCCCCTGTAACAGAGTACAGCGTTGAAGACTGGGATAAAGTTTTGAACATTAATTTAAAAGCGGCATTTTTACTCTCACAGTACTTTTCCAGATATGCCATCGAGAATGGTATAAAGGCCAGGATAATTAATGTCGCTTCGATGTTGTCTTTTCAGGGAGGGATTTTTACTACTGCCTACACAGTATCGAAACATGGCATAGTTGGGCTTACCCGTATTTTTGCAAATGAACTGGCAAGATACGGTATCACTGTTAATGCAATTGCACCAGGTTATATGGAAACGGATAATACAGCGGCGTTGAGAAACGATAGAAATAGATCGATGGAGATTTTATCCAGAATACCCATGGGTAGATGGGGAAAGCCCGATGATTTGAAAGGCGCAGTTGTTTTCTTAGCAAGCTCAGCCGCTGATTATGTAACCGGTACTGTGCTTGCTGTGGATGGAGGATGGTTATCGAGATGA
- a CDS encoding pseudouridine synthase, translated as MRLDRFLANAKIGTRSEVRKIIKKGEISVNGEIVKNISFHINETDIVEYMGKTVVPYRKIYLIFNKPAGFVSDKTNAQPSVFDLIDHPFIDQMHVAGRLDRDVEGLLILTNDGLFTHRLISPKFHVEKEYMIWFEGNLTAEKIQIVENGIVLAQNRFKPAKIKLLSSNIMTLTITEGKYHQVKKMIKIMGLTYRKIKRIRIGNINLGNMSTGNYRELDENELNELMNLLDITVR; from the coding sequence ATGAGGCTGGACAGATTTCTCGCAAATGCAAAAATAGGAACTCGAAGTGAGGTCAGAAAAATTATAAAAAAAGGAGAAATATCGGTTAATGGAGAAATTGTAAAAAATATATCTTTTCACATAAACGAAACAGATATCGTTGAATACATGGGAAAAACTGTCGTTCCTTATAGAAAAATATATTTAATTTTCAACAAACCAGCTGGTTTTGTTAGCGATAAGACTAACGCCCAGCCATCTGTTTTTGATCTGATAGATCATCCGTTTATTGACCAAATGCATGTTGCGGGCAGGCTGGATAGAGATGTGGAAGGGCTGTTGATTTTAACAAACGACGGCTTGTTCACTCACAGGCTGATAAGCCCAAAATTTCATGTGGAGAAGGAGTATATGATATGGTTTGAAGGAAATCTTACAGCAGAGAAAATTCAAATTGTAGAAAATGGTATCGTTCTGGCACAAAATAGATTCAAACCTGCAAAAATCAAATTATTGTCGTCTAATATAATGACCCTTACTATCACAGAAGGCAAATATCACCAGGTCAAGAAAATGATAAAAATTATGGGATTAACTTACAGAAAGATAAAAAGAATCAGAATCGGGAACATCAATCTGGGAAATATGAGTACGGGAAATTATAGAGAACTTGACGAAAATGAATTAAATGAGTTGATGAATTTGCTTGATATAACAGTGAGGTGA
- the hydF gene encoding [FeFe] hydrogenase H-cluster maturation GTPase HydF, whose product MDLSAGFRRYVAIAGRRNVGKSSFLNAIIGQNVSIVSDIAGTTTDPVYKTIELNPVGPVTFIDTPGFDDTGELGRLRIERARKVLYRADCGILLVDSLPTRYEDDIVSLFREMEIPFLIVVNKEDLLKEKVDELLGVYQQRYGVKTISVSSKLIKGFELIGRKINEILPDDDEVPFLSDLIEGGDLVVVVVPIDLGAPKGRLIMPQVHAIREIIDREAVALVVKERELRYTLEQIHMKPKLVITDSQVVMKVVSDIDDDVELTTFSILESRHRGDLAYFIDSVKTIEHLQDNDTVLIMEGCTHRPLTEDIGRIKIPRWLVNHTGVKLNFKVISGRDFPDLNEIEDTKLIIHCGGCVLNRSAMMRRIRMAKRLAKPMTNYGVVISYLHGVLERAVRIFRRGALI is encoded by the coding sequence ATGGATTTATCTGCCGGATTTAGAAGATATGTGGCCATAGCTGGTAGAAGAAATGTGGGAAAGTCTTCTTTCCTGAATGCGATTATTGGTCAAAATGTGTCTATAGTGAGTGATATAGCCGGGACCACAACTGACCCGGTTTACAAAACCATTGAACTCAATCCCGTTGGCCCTGTTACTTTTATAGATACCCCGGGATTCGATGACACTGGTGAACTTGGTAGATTGAGAATTGAAAGGGCAAGAAAAGTTCTCTATCGAGCTGATTGTGGAATCCTCCTTGTTGATAGCTTACCGACGCGTTACGAAGATGATATCGTTTCTCTGTTCAGGGAAATGGAGATACCATTTTTAATAGTTGTCAATAAAGAGGATTTATTGAAGGAGAAAGTTGACGAGTTGCTCGGGGTTTATCAACAAAGATATGGTGTCAAGACAATCTCAGTTTCCTCCAAATTAATTAAAGGTTTTGAACTCATTGGAAGAAAAATCAATGAAATATTACCCGATGATGATGAAGTGCCGTTTCTTTCTGATCTTATTGAAGGAGGAGATCTGGTTGTTGTAGTTGTTCCGATAGATCTTGGCGCTCCGAAAGGAAGGCTCATAATGCCTCAAGTTCATGCTATACGGGAAATAATTGATAGAGAAGCTGTAGCCCTTGTTGTAAAAGAAAGAGAATTGAGGTACACGCTGGAGCAAATTCATATGAAGCCAAAACTTGTTATAACTGATTCTCAGGTTGTTATGAAAGTAGTTTCTGATATAGATGACGATGTTGAGCTCACCACTTTTTCGATTCTTGAATCGCGCCACAGAGGCGATCTGGCTTATTTTATTGATAGCGTAAAAACAATAGAGCATCTTCAAGATAATGATACCGTTTTAATAATGGAAGGTTGTACGCACAGGCCACTTACGGAAGATATTGGCAGAATTAAAATTCCAAGATGGCTTGTTAATCATACTGGAGTTAAACTTAATTTTAAGGTAATCTCAGGTAGAGATTTTCCCGACCTGAATGAAATTGAAGATACTAAACTCATAATCCACTGTGGAGGGTGTGTACTTAACAGATCTGCCATGATGAGAAGGATTCGTATGGCAAAGAGACTTGCCAAACCTATGACAAATTATGGAGTTGTAATTTCATATCTCCATGGTGTGCTGGAAAGAGCAGTCAGGATTTTTCGAAGAGGTGCTTTAATATGA
- a CDS encoding ABC transporter permease, with translation MRDFLNSSFYYSILRVSTPIILSTMSALLSSITGTINIGIEGMMLMSAFWSAIIASISQNPWMGLIFGVTSATALAMLLAYFHLKLGVDLIIGGVALNLFSSGFTVFLLDAITGDKGSSASMKSFPLPRIEISFIKDIPFIGNILSNHNILTYVAIFSVFVVDYFIRKTPAGMRMRSVGENPDAAVSVGISVKKMKFISLTLSGFFAGLGGAFLSMGYVSWFVRDMTSGRGFIALAAQALGGNSAFLGALGALLFGTAETTGISLQSLRIPSEIANILPFALTLVILIIYAQIKVKSHSRVQQ, from the coding sequence ATGAGAGATTTTCTTAATTCGTCTTTTTATTACAGTATTCTCAGAGTATCCACCCCCATTATATTATCAACAATGAGCGCCTTGCTCAGTTCAATAACAGGCACAATAAACATTGGCATTGAAGGTATGATGCTAATGTCTGCATTCTGGAGTGCAATTATTGCCTCTATCAGCCAGAATCCCTGGATGGGGCTCATATTCGGCGTTACTTCGGCTACTGCGCTTGCTATGTTACTTGCGTACTTTCACCTGAAATTAGGGGTAGATCTCATAATAGGTGGAGTTGCATTAAATCTTTTTTCATCAGGTTTTACTGTTTTCTTACTGGATGCAATAACTGGAGATAAAGGTTCATCTGCCTCAATGAAAAGTTTTCCTCTCCCACGTATTGAGATTTCTTTTATCAAAGATATACCATTTATCGGAAATATCCTGAGTAATCACAACATTTTGACCTATGTTGCTATTTTTTCGGTGTTTGTGGTAGATTACTTTATTCGCAAAACCCCTGCAGGTATGAGAATGAGATCTGTAGGTGAAAATCCCGACGCCGCCGTGTCTGTGGGAATATCTGTAAAGAAGATGAAGTTCATTTCTCTCACATTGAGTGGTTTTTTTGCTGGTCTGGGCGGTGCCTTTCTCTCGATGGGCTACGTATCGTGGTTTGTACGCGATATGACTTCGGGTAGAGGTTTCATTGCACTTGCTGCACAGGCACTCGGCGGCAATTCAGCTTTCTTAGGCGCATTAGGAGCTCTATTGTTTGGCACAGCAGAAACAACGGGAATTAGCCTTCAATCACTGAGAATCCCTTCTGAAATAGCCAACATATTGCCATTTGCTCTAACGCTGGTAATTCTGATTATTTACGCTCAAATAAAAGTTAAATCACATTCAAGAGTTCAGCAATAG
- a CDS encoding aspartate ammonia-lyase has protein sequence MRKEKDYLGEIEVEDDVYYGIHTKRALINFPATSEKLDDTFIWAYFTIKKACALLNAELGYLDEKISVAITRACDEWQFLKDHIVIDPLCGGAGTSVNMNVNEVIANRASEILGRRKGEYIVDPILHVNLHQSTNDTFPTAGKIAVIVKLRELINEVINLQDKIQQKEKEFYSIKKPGRTQLMDGPPIMLGQEFGSFADALARDRWRLYKVEERIRTVNIGGTAIGTGIGAPKEYILKIVDKIRQLCGVKISKAENLIDSTQNWDVFSEVHGLLKSLAVNLYKISNDIRLLASGPKTAIGEIILPQIQAGSSIMPGKINPVVCEYVMQLCHVVFANDVLIAHACSLGNLELNQFAPLIVHYTLKSLDFLKNSCIALSAYIPFIKADERKCSENLERSTALLTPLINIFGYKEVSEAIKIANWDLYRAIEILSEKRHIDPQEIIQNLNIDKMAGLGYH, from the coding sequence ATGAGAAAAGAGAAGGATTATCTGGGTGAGATTGAAGTAGAAGATGATGTTTATTATGGAATTCATACTAAAAGGGCTCTTATCAATTTTCCAGCTACTAGCGAAAAGCTGGATGATACCTTTATCTGGGCATATTTTACAATAAAAAAAGCTTGTGCTTTGTTAAATGCAGAACTTGGATACTTGGATGAAAAAATTTCTGTGGCTATAACCCGGGCATGTGATGAATGGCAGTTTCTAAAAGATCACATTGTAATTGACCCACTTTGTGGCGGAGCTGGTACATCTGTGAATATGAATGTAAACGAGGTGATTGCGAACAGAGCTTCCGAAATACTCGGTCGAAGAAAAGGAGAATACATAGTTGATCCTATCCTTCATGTAAATTTGCACCAATCTACAAATGACACTTTCCCGACGGCAGGCAAAATAGCTGTGATTGTAAAGTTAAGAGAATTGATCAATGAAGTTATAAACCTCCAGGATAAGATTCAGCAGAAAGAAAAAGAATTTTACTCAATAAAGAAACCTGGAAGAACTCAGTTGATGGATGGTCCCCCCATAATGCTCGGTCAGGAATTTGGTTCTTTTGCGGATGCACTTGCAAGAGACAGGTGGCGTTTATACAAAGTTGAAGAAAGAATAAGAACTGTTAATATAGGTGGTACCGCTATTGGCACAGGGATAGGTGCTCCAAAAGAGTATATATTAAAAATCGTAGACAAAATACGGCAGCTCTGTGGTGTGAAAATATCAAAGGCGGAAAATCTCATAGATTCTACACAGAACTGGGATGTTTTCTCTGAAGTTCATGGCCTTCTGAAATCTCTTGCTGTAAACCTTTACAAAATATCCAATGATATTAGACTTCTCGCAAGTGGTCCAAAAACAGCTATTGGAGAAATTATTCTTCCACAAATTCAGGCAGGTAGTTCTATCATGCCCGGTAAGATCAATCCGGTTGTTTGTGAATATGTAATGCAACTTTGCCATGTTGTTTTTGCAAATGACGTTTTAATAGCTCACGCTTGCTCACTTGGTAATCTGGAACTCAATCAATTTGCTCCATTGATTGTCCATTATACGCTCAAATCACTGGACTTTTTGAAGAATTCCTGTATAGCTTTGTCGGCGTATATACCTTTCATAAAAGCTGATGAAAGAAAGTGCAGTGAAAATCTCGAAAGATCAACAGCGCTTCTTACACCACTGATAAATATTTTCGGGTATAAGGAGGTTTCTGAGGCAATAAAAATAGCTAACTGGGACCTTTACCGAGCAATTGAGATCCTCTCAGAAAAAAGGCATATAGATCCACAGGAAATTATTCAAAATCTTAACATAGATAAAATGGCAGGGCTTGGTTATCACTGA
- a CDS encoding S9 family peptidase has product MQKLKIDDFLKYRFISDLSFSPDGKHLAFAVHEMDQDENKYNSKIWLYKTEYPQLLQVTFFGDERIFTWLDKETLLFASLRNEKDRKRKDNGEQLTVFYKININGGEAQRAFEIPLMVRKIEYIGQKKFVFTAMYDPEIPDLSKMNEAEKQEWLRKAKEEKDYEVVDEIPFWSNGSGFTNKKRTRLYIYDENSSTILPITDEYTNVEHFSINPDRKKLLFISNRFEKKMEIKSDLHLYTFEDEKLTKLTHEDRFDYEIAYFLKNKIIFAGKDMRKYGINENPRFYILDPQTRTTRVITPNFDRSLRNSVNSDCRYGANRIAKIDGDHLYFISTDWHSSHLYKIDENGNIDQLTLEDGSVDGFDVYEDKIIFVGMRNMKLQELYTVKENKEQQITFFNEWLVKERNLSKPERFTFQSRDGTTLEGWIIKPVDFDGAKKYPAIVDIHGGPKTVYGEVFFHEMQFWASEGYVVLFTNPRGSDGRGNEFADIRGKYGTVDYEDLMDFVDAALKRYQFIDENRMGVTGGSYGGFMTNWIIGHTDRFRAAVSQRSIANWISKFGTTDIGYFFVEDQHLATPWSNQEKLWWHSPMKYADRAKTPTLFIHSDEDYRCWLVEAIQMFTSLRYNNVDTKLVIFKGENHELSRGGKPKHRVRRLKEITEWFNKYLK; this is encoded by the coding sequence ATGCAAAAACTCAAAATCGATGATTTCTTAAAGTACAGATTTATATCAGATTTGTCTTTTTCTCCAGATGGAAAGCATTTGGCGTTTGCCGTTCATGAAATGGACCAGGATGAAAACAAATACAATTCGAAGATCTGGCTTTACAAAACAGAATATCCGCAACTACTGCAAGTGACATTTTTTGGAGATGAGAGAATTTTTACATGGTTAGATAAGGAAACACTGTTGTTTGCTTCCTTAAGAAACGAAAAAGACAGGAAACGAAAAGATAATGGAGAACAACTGACTGTTTTTTACAAAATAAATATTAATGGTGGAGAAGCCCAAAGAGCTTTTGAAATTCCTCTAATGGTCAGAAAGATTGAGTATATCGGTCAAAAAAAGTTTGTGTTTACGGCTATGTACGATCCAGAAATACCTGATCTTTCAAAAATGAACGAAGCAGAAAAACAGGAATGGTTAAGAAAAGCAAAAGAAGAAAAAGATTACGAGGTTGTTGACGAAATTCCTTTCTGGTCGAACGGGAGCGGTTTCACAAACAAAAAGAGAACCAGACTGTATATCTATGATGAAAATTCCAGCACAATTTTGCCTATAACTGATGAGTATACTAATGTCGAGCATTTTTCAATAAATCCAGATAGAAAAAAACTTCTGTTTATATCAAACCGCTTTGAGAAAAAGATGGAAATAAAATCTGATTTGCATCTTTATACCTTTGAAGATGAAAAACTCACGAAGCTAACACACGAAGATCGTTTTGATTACGAAATAGCCTATTTCCTGAAAAATAAGATAATTTTTGCAGGTAAAGATATGAGAAAATATGGAATAAATGAAAATCCAAGGTTTTACATCCTGGATCCTCAAACCAGAACCACAAGAGTTATTACTCCAAATTTTGACCGAAGCCTCAGAAACAGTGTAAATTCTGACTGCCGTTATGGTGCAAATCGCATTGCGAAAATCGATGGTGATCATCTGTATTTTATAAGCACAGACTGGCACAGCTCCCATCTCTACAAAATTGATGAAAACGGAAATATCGATCAACTCACTCTGGAAGATGGTTCAGTAGATGGCTTCGATGTGTATGAAGATAAGATTATTTTTGTTGGCATGCGCAATATGAAATTGCAGGAACTTTACACAGTAAAGGAAAATAAAGAGCAACAGATAACATTTTTCAATGAATGGCTTGTAAAAGAACGCAATCTCTCTAAGCCAGAAAGATTTACTTTTCAATCGAGAGATGGTACAACCTTGGAAGGTTGGATAATCAAGCCTGTTGACTTTGATGGTGCAAAAAAATATCCCGCCATCGTCGATATACATGGAGGACCAAAAACAGTCTACGGAGAAGTTTTTTTCCACGAAATGCAATTTTGGGCGAGCGAAGGATATGTTGTCCTATTCACAAATCCGAGAGGAAGCGATGGAAGAGGAAACGAGTTTGCAGATATAAGGGGAAAATATGGTACTGTTGATTACGAAGATCTTATGGATTTTGTTGATGCAGCGTTGAAAAGATATCAGTTTATTGACGAAAATAGAATGGGAGTAACAGGTGGGTCTTATGGAGGATTCATGACGAACTGGATTATTGGACATACAGATAGATTCAGAGCGGCTGTTTCTCAAAGAAGCATTGCAAATTGGATATCAAAATTTGGCACAACAGATATAGGGTACTTTTTTGTGGAGGATCAGCACCTTGCGACGCCATGGAGCAATCAAGAGAAACTGTGGTGGCATTCTCCCATGAAATATGCAGACAGAGCAAAAACACCAACACTGTTTATTCATTCGGATGAAGATTACAGATGCTGGCTCGTTGAAGCTATCCAAATGTTCACATCCCTGAGGTACAACAATGTTGACACAAAATTAGTTATTTTCAAAGGTGAAAATCATGAGTTAAGCCGTGGTGGAAAACCCAAACACAGAGTGAGAAGATTAAAAGAGATAACTGAGTGGTTCAACAAATATCTGAAATAA
- a CDS encoding efflux RND transporter permease subunit — translation MKRYRFTIIFLILSILCAVYAFFRIKINADYMVFLPGYRPGEPIEKIDNQDVKALLDVSEKFSDGTQIILILYSEKTFFDRESLQDVLKLQEKLLKIEDIKTVLSVTNYVFKTPYFDGSSLKREIVGDEEAKSFISSDGKYLLLNCILKPLDDQKPALRKIEALLKEYPQLSPILFGQTVINDQLFKEIIKQMVLYPAMMFLAILIVFYLQTRSIKASFVSLLVPLLATIVVYSCVALIGSELNVMTVMTISFVLVIGSAYGLHFYNGILRFGKNVRKKMFKPIFFSMITTAIGFLSFLFVKISAFRQLGLMVSSGLALVFLILFTSGYELLYSENKRNPQAISVTIKGSLIGKTLIVAIIIAVIITPFSLGKIEIGMDQVSYFSKNSEIGKAMKILEREFSYREPVFIMMEKNSIFTVKDGQIIKQIIEKISDLEGVSAVQFPQSYPVPTLAMLSRLQPAVGYFVSNAQTVRLVVNITNDAYTHAGKLKQQLEKILSDYREYKFTVASAAFVVDQINSQILQSQLQSLITSLILIFLMIIIAFRKFWLSIVIAIPVALTALFNFDFIVLFNLKLDIATSIVASILVGLVVDYSIHLAHDMRMTRDISKTISNVGMPILTNALGLIAGFTVMSFSKLALFRNISLLLSLGIGFGVCFTLFSEPLIVQRLVKNNEAGQISRKCKNRNSK, via the coding sequence ATGAAAAGATACAGGTTTACCATTATCTTCTTGATTTTATCCATACTTTGCGCTGTCTATGCTTTTTTTAGAATCAAAATAAATGCTGATTACATGGTTTTCCTTCCGGGATACAGGCCAGGAGAGCCCATTGAAAAGATAGATAATCAGGATGTTAAAGCTTTGCTGGATGTATCAGAAAAATTTTCTGATGGAACACAGATCATACTCATTCTCTATTCTGAGAAAACATTTTTTGACAGAGAATCCCTTCAAGATGTTTTAAAACTTCAGGAAAAACTTTTAAAAATAGAGGACATCAAAACTGTCCTGAGCGTGACAAATTACGTCTTTAAAACTCCATATTTTGATGGTTCCAGCTTGAAAAGGGAGATAGTTGGTGATGAAGAAGCAAAATCTTTCATTTCCAGTGACGGCAAATACCTGCTTTTAAACTGCATTCTAAAGCCTCTTGATGATCAGAAACCTGCACTGAGAAAAATAGAGGCTTTGCTGAAGGAATATCCTCAGCTGTCTCCAATATTGTTTGGTCAAACTGTTATAAACGATCAACTTTTCAAAGAAATAATAAAACAGATGGTCCTGTATCCGGCGATGATGTTTCTTGCTATATTGATAGTTTTTTATCTTCAGACACGCTCAATAAAAGCGAGTTTCGTTTCTCTGCTTGTTCCACTACTTGCAACAATTGTTGTTTATTCATGCGTGGCGTTGATCGGTTCTGAATTGAATGTAATGACAGTCATGACAATCAGCTTTGTTCTGGTAATAGGTTCTGCTTATGGGCTCCATTTTTACAATGGTATACTTAGATTTGGAAAGAACGTTAGAAAAAAAATGTTTAAGCCCATATTTTTCTCAATGATTACCACCGCAATAGGGTTCCTGTCTTTCCTCTTTGTTAAAATATCGGCTTTCAGACAGCTGGGGTTGATGGTTTCATCTGGACTTGCACTGGTGTTTCTGATACTTTTTACATCTGGATACGAATTACTGTACAGTGAAAACAAGAGAAATCCTCAAGCGATTTCTGTGACTATAAAAGGAAGCTTAATTGGAAAAACTCTCATTGTTGCAATAATAATTGCAGTGATTATTACACCATTTAGCCTTGGAAAAATTGAGATAGGAATGGATCAGGTTTCGTACTTTTCGAAAAATAGCGAAATCGGCAAAGCCATGAAGATACTCGAAAGAGAATTTTCCTATCGCGAACCTGTTTTCATAATGATGGAGAAAAATTCAATTTTCACAGTCAAAGACGGACAAATTATTAAACAAATTATCGAGAAAATAAGTGACCTTGAAGGGGTCTCGGCAGTTCAATTTCCCCAGTCATATCCTGTGCCAACATTAGCAATGCTTTCCCGTTTACAACCGGCTGTTGGATATTTTGTTTCAAATGCACAAACAGTCAGGTTAGTTGTAAATATAACAAATGATGCATACACACATGCCGGGAAACTTAAACAGCAACTTGAAAAAATATTAAGTGATTACAGAGAATATAAATTCACCGTGGCAAGTGCGGCTTTTGTTGTTGATCAAATAAATTCTCAGATCTTGCAAAGCCAGTTACAGAGTCTAATTACGTCTTTGATCTTGATATTCTTGATGATTATAATAGCTTTTAGAAAATTCTGGCTCTCTATAGTTATTGCTATCCCTGTAGCTTTAACAGCTCTTTTCAATTTTGATTTCATCGTGCTTTTTAACCTAAAACTCGATATCGCAACGTCTATTGTAGCCAGTATTCTGGTAGGTCTTGTAGTAGATTACTCAATTCACTTGGCTCACGATATGAGAATGACAAGAGACATCTCGAAAACAATTTCCAACGTTGGTATGCCCATACTTACCAATGCTCTTGGCTTGATAGCAGGTTTTACAGTTATGAGCTTTTCAAAACTTGCCCTTTTCAGAAATATATCCCTTCTGCTATCACTTGGCATTGGTTTCGGAGTTTGTTTTACTTTATTCTCAGAACCACTTATTGTTCAAAGGCTGGTGAAAAATAATGAGGCTGGACAGATTTCTCGCAAATGCAAAAATAGGAACTCGAAGTGA
- a CDS encoding ABC transporter permease — protein sequence MKKKLTVIETLRVILTVVLAFAIGYIFLTLATDNPEEAFRWFLTGSFSSQRRFVEVLNNSVPLMLTGLAISIVFQTKIFNIGAEGQFFFGAFGAMVAALSFPKIPFFHVVFTLITSSIFGAMWAFVPAAIKSKWRASELVSSLMMNYISYYLVIYLVNNYFRDRSVGALVSYKFPETAWLAVLSRYRLNSGFLIAIAICVLTGLMIFNTRYGYEIRVVGANKKFSFYSGIKTTNVIFWVQIFSGALSGLAGGIEISAMYRRFVWQSLPGYGFDGIIVAILARNNPFLVIPAALFIAYMRIGASVMGRMTGVAPEIVVVLQGIMILLITAEALLFSFKRKIIEKESIKDERFS from the coding sequence ATGAAAAAAAAGCTCACAGTGATAGAAACTTTGAGAGTTATTTTAACAGTTGTACTTGCATTTGCAATAGGGTATATTTTTTTAACCCTGGCTACTGATAATCCAGAAGAAGCTTTCAGGTGGTTTCTCACAGGGTCATTCTCTTCTCAAAGAAGATTTGTTGAAGTTCTCAATAACTCCGTACCATTAATGTTAACTGGTCTGGCGATATCGATTGTCTTTCAAACAAAAATTTTCAATATAGGCGCAGAAGGACAGTTTTTTTTCGGGGCTTTTGGAGCAATGGTTGCTGCACTGAGTTTTCCGAAAATACCATTTTTTCACGTGGTTTTTACTTTAATAACTTCATCAATTTTTGGGGCGATGTGGGCTTTTGTACCAGCAGCTATCAAAAGTAAATGGAGAGCAAGTGAGCTTGTTTCATCGTTGATGATGAATTATATTTCTTATTATCTTGTAATTTATCTTGTAAACAATTACTTCAGAGATAGATCAGTGGGGGCACTTGTGTCTTACAAATTTCCTGAGACTGCCTGGCTTGCTGTGCTGAGCAGATACAGACTCAATTCGGGATTTTTAATAGCCATCGCGATATGTGTGCTAACAGGATTGATGATTTTCAACACAAGATATGGTTATGAAATCAGGGTTGTAGGTGCCAACAAGAAATTCAGTTTCTACAGTGGAATAAAAACTACGAATGTGATATTCTGGGTGCAGATCTTTTCAGGGGCGCTATCAGGATTAGCCGGAGGAATAGAGATATCGGCTATGTACAGAAGATTCGTCTGGCAATCTTTGCCTGGTTATGGGTTTGATGGCATAATTGTAGCAATACTTGCTCGAAACAATCCTTTCCTGGTAATACCTGCTGCACTTTTTATTGCTTATATGAGAATAGGAGCCAGCGTCATGGGAAGAATGACTGGTGTGGCACCTGAAATTGTTGTGGTACTTCAGGGAATAATGATACTTTTAATCACGGCAGAGGCGTTGCTTTTTAGCTTCAAACGGAAAATTATCGAAAAAGAGTCGATAAAAGATGAGAGATTTTCTTAA